From Sphingobium sp. EP60837, a single genomic window includes:
- the traL gene encoding type IV conjugative transfer system protein TraL — MAQGKYVIPSHLDDPELIGLWTLDEFLAMVAPFIWGILSQHIIIGIASGGAAWWGFRKAKAGRTASWLLHWAYWHLPAGLTGLRATPPSYLRLMAG; from the coding sequence ATGGCCCAGGGCAAATATGTCATACCTTCTCATCTAGACGATCCTGAACTGATCGGATTGTGGACACTGGATGAGTTCCTGGCGATGGTGGCCCCGTTCATCTGGGGGATCCTGTCTCAGCACATCATCATCGGCATAGCGTCTGGCGGCGCTGCATGGTGGGGATTTCGAAAGGCTAAGGCAGGCCGCACCGCCTCATGGCTTTTGCACTGGGCCTATTGGCATCTTCCGGCCGGGCTTACTGGCCTTAGAGCCACACCACCTTCCTACCTCCGCCTGATGGCAGGGTGA